TCCAGATAGAACAACTCATCGGCTTCTCGTTTGTTGTCCCCCTTTACCGAGATCGTTATGGATTTGCTGGTTTCGTTTGGTGCAAACGTCAATGAACCAGATCGGGCGGTATAATCACTACCCTGGGAAGCAGTGCCGTTCGCTGTGCGGAATGATACAGTTACTGGCTGGTCGTACGCAGCCGAAAGGGTCACGACGAACGTAAAGACCGTTGTTTGTTTATTTCCACCTTCATTCAGCGATACATCGGAAATGCTGATCCGTGGTTCATTATCCACTATGGTCCCAACGCCCAGACCGTCTGCAATACCTGCGTTGGTAGCCTGACTCAGAGTAACCAACAGTGTTTCGTTTTGTTCAGCAATACGATCACCATTTACATGAACAGTGATGAACTTACTCATCTCGCCTGGAGCAAAGGTAAGTGTACCGCTTTGAGTTTGATAATCGCTGCCTGCCAAGGCTGTGCCATTGCTGGTTGAGTAGTTGACCGTAATGACATCGTTACTGGGTGTTGTCAGTGTTACTTCGAATACTAACTCATTTGTCCCGGTATTTCCTTCGAGTACAGACGAATCCGCTATGCGAAGGCGAGAAGAAACTGTTCCGGTAACTGCAGAATTGGCATTAAGGCGCCCACCTGAGACAGTATTGCCATTCAGACTGAATAATGAGTCTGTCGTCAACAGCAACTGATCCTTAATCTGTAGTGGAGACCAGTCCGGATGAAGGTCACGCAGCAGTGATGCGACTCCCGCAACATGCGGCGTGGCCATGGATGTACCGCTGATTGCACCATATTCGGTTTCCAATCCGTAATCCCACATGGCATCTGTCAAATAAGTCGGGAAGGTGCTGTAGATATTCACTCCCGGGGCGCCTAAATCCACGCTGTTGGCACCATAGTTGGAGAAGTAGGCAAGCTGGTCGTTGTGATCGGTAGCAGCAACAGAAATGATGTTGTCCAGATCGTATGCAGCGGGGTACATGGGCGATTCGTCAGCATCCTCGCCGTAGTTACCGGCTGCAGCAATGAAGAGGTGCCCTTGGAGACCGGCGCTTTGAATCGCATCATACAAACCCTGATCGTATGGTCCGCCTCCCCAACTGTTATTGGAGATCATCGCCCCCATGCTGACTGCATAGTTCAAGGCGTCGATGGCATCCGATGTATAACCATATCCCCAGTAGTCGAGAAACTTGACAGCCATAATTTTGACATTCCAACTCACTCCAGCCACACCTATACCGTTATTACCGACAGCTCCAATCGTGCCGGCAACATGGGTACCGTGGAAATGATCATCGAGCGGATCACCGGTCGGATTGTAGAACTCGTCGCGGTAGACAAAGTTTGCACCATAATAGTCGTCAATGATGCCGTTGCTATCGTTGTCCAGCCCATCATCGGGTATTTCACCGGTGTTCGTCCACATATTATCAACCAGGTCGGGATGCGTGTAATCAACGCCAGTATCGATGACAGCAACGATGGTGCTGCCATTGCCCGTCCAATGGTTCCATACTTCCGGCGCATCAATATCCGCTCCAGGTGTGCCACCTGTCTGACCAGTATTATTCATACCCCACAAGCTGCTGAAACTCGGATCGTTTGGAGTTACCTGTGCCTGAATCCTGAAATTCGGCTGAGCATATTGAACCAGGGGGTTGTTCCTGAATGTTGCCAGCGCATCCTCAACCTCTACTCCTGGAGCAAGGCGTACTTCATGCAGTCCAGATACCATTGGCAACTCGCGACCAATGGTAGCTCCATCGAAGAAATTCATGCCTGTTAGCACTGAAACATCGGGGCGAAACCGAACCAGGATACGTGACGTATCATATTCGTACGACTTTTCTTCATGTACAAACATCTCGGTTCTTGAAGCGCCTGGCTGAAGCGGCCCTTCAGGAAGGATCATCACCGGGCTGATGCTGGGCAGACTACGATCTTCCAGGCATTCGACGCCCGGCCGAAGTTTTACTACCATCCGCGAGCCCCGCCTGACATGATCGCGCCGGCCCCGGTGCGGTGCCATTGGGGATCGGAAGTTTCGCAGCCAATTGTGGAGTGACATGGTTCTTTCTCCCATTCGAAGTTGGTCTGCAGTACATTGAAAGGAATACTCCTCAGCGCGCAGACCATGCGCCGGGGCAGTACCGGGCCGGGGGGAGCTTGCTTGGCAGTGAGGACCCCGCCGGCCGGTTCTTCATGCTCTCAGAGACTGAGACACTTCGTCATCGCTCGTTGAGGCGTGGTTCCCGAGGATCGCGGGCATCACATTGAAGTCGAACATCTCCTGGTTGTAGACCCCGTCGCCTACCCCTCGCCGGGTGGTTCGCCAAGCATTGCCGGGCGCCAGAGCAAGACAGGGTGCATGGCACCCGCCGCGGACGGATGGAAAACCCCGTGGCGTACTGTGGTTCAGCCAATGTGGCCACAGTTGTCACCGGGCCGCATGGGGTCGCTCGTGTTCGACCGCCATCTGCAAGGCGGAACCGACCTCGAATCGATACTCTTCTGGCGCCAGAAAGACGTGCACTAGGGGCTTCACCAAACCGGGATCGTCTTGGATCTGGTATGAAATCACCTGCACATCCCTCATGCGAATTCGGTGCTTCACCACGCTTTTGCCTCTGACGTGTTTCATAACTTCAAGCACCACGGACGCAAACTTTTTCCCCGAAGCCCGCGCTAAAAGCAGATTGAAGGTGTGCGGGCCAGCTTCCATCAAAGCGTTCACGTGAAGTGGCTTGGGTCCATGAGGGCTCCAATTTGGCCCGCCGACTCTAACCAAGGGAGGCCGCCTGCTCATTAAGGCCGTTTCCACCTTGATTTGGGTGAGTTCGATCCATCCGGGGTGGGCTGGGTCAGTGCTATTCCCGGGCACGCTCAACACTAGTAAGTAGGCATGCATGACGTTAGTTCCTCATAGGACTGGCTTCAGATTGACAGATTCGGCGTTGACATGGTCGGTATTCACTTTCCAAATTGGTCTGCGGTACAGTGGTTGGAACATCGCTGCCGGCGCGCAGACCGTACGCCGAAGCGGTGCCAGCTGGGTGAGGAACTTACTTGACGGTAAGGACCCAACCGGCCGCATTCTGTCACGATCTGCATCACAAGCTCTGTCTCGCCGTAACTTGGTGGCAAACTCCGGTAGCACGTACGAATCCAGGAATATTCAAGCCGAACAGCGAAAGTCCCCACCGGAATAAACTTGTCCGGTAGAACTTCCATGACCTGCCGGAACTGCCAGCCGACCTTCTCCAGCACCGCCGACGCAATCTCTTTTCCCGAATTCTGCGCCACTTGCAGGCTATTAAAGGTTTGGGTGCCCATACGTTCCAATGCTCCGCTTTGCGAAAGTGAAGCCAGCGAGCACTCCGATATTCAATTCGCGTTCTATCCAGCCGGGAATCTCTTTGGCTAGATCCGGGTCGGACTGCGCAAGTATCGCCACACATTTCCACAGGTCCTGTACGATCGAATTGAGGTCGTAAATCAAACTGTCTACCTGATAGCTATTCGATGTAAATTCCTTGTCCTTGAGTCCCCGCAACCGGCGCAGTTCGATTCCGACAAACTCAATTGCTTTGTGAAAAGCAAATCGCGTCTGCTTGTCAGCCATTGGAATCTCCTTTTGACACGTTACCCCGTTCTTCTCCCACCCTTCTGCCATCGAAACGAGGGACAAGGTTGAAGAACAGAATCAGTGTCATGAGGGTGACGGCGAAGCCCGCTCCGGCGGTCATCAACCGAATCACGTCAAGCGTGTGAATCGACTCGAAGCGAGGATTGCTGACCACGCCGAAGAAGGCAAACAATCCCCAGAACGCGGCGAACCCGGCCATCCAGGGGAGGAACCGTTTTCGGTTCGCCATTTTGCTTTCATTGGGTCCAGACATTTCGATTTACTCCTGGTCTTGGGGAGATCGAAGGCATCAAAACTCCACTGGTTCGATTCGCCTTCACTATTCATTCGTATTCCGCGAAAGCGACAGGTCGCTTCCGTAGCGGTTCGAAGTCATTTTCTTTCTGCATCGGCCAACTCCTGACTAAACTCGGGCCTGTTGGGAAATTCGGCGACGAGTTCCCTGAAGATGGCCAAGGCTTCGGCGTGCGCTGCCGCTGCCTCCTTCGGTCGTTCGGTGGCGCGGAGTACGTTGGCGAGGTTGTGGTAGCTCTGGCCCAGATCCTTGCGGAACTCGGGCCGGAAGGGAAAGTGGGGAATGATCTGCTTGTAATTAGCTATGGCCTCGGTATAAGCCAACTCCGCTTCCTTGAGTCGTCCGCTGCTTTGGAGGACCCAACCCAGGTTATTGTGGCTCATAGCTAAAGCCCTATGGAGGATGCGCTCTTTAGGAAACTCGCTGACGAGTTGCTTTCGGATCGCCAGGGCTTCGAGGTGGGCCGCCTCCGCTTCCTTGGGCCGACCGGTGCCATGCAGCAAGTTGCCCAGGTTGCTTTGGATTCCCGACAGGGCCTGCCGAAACTCGGGCCGCTTGGGGAAGCCGTCGGCAAGCTGTTTATAGATTTCCATCGCCTTGACGTAAGCCGACTCCGCTTCTGGCTGATTATTCTTGCTGAGCACGACGCCAAGATTGCCGTAGCTTCCGGCCAAGAGCTTCCGGTGCTCAGGATTGTTGGGAAATTCGTCAGCGAGTTGCTTGAAAAGTCCCGCTGCGCGGCGATAAGCGGTTTCACTGTCCTGATCGCGGCCCAGAACCTGGTTCAAGCGACCCATCCGAAAATAAGCCAGCGCCTGCCGCGTCCGTTCCTGCTCGGTGGGGGCCGCTTCCCTGGCAAACTCGGTGTAATACTGGAGTATTTTGTCCAGGAAGTCCTTTTGCTCCGTGCGTAGCTCTCTTTCACGCGTGAGTTGATCGATGGCGGTCTCAGATGAGACCGTTTCGATGGCCTGCCGGGCGCGCTCGTTGAGGATGCGTTCGCGTTCGTGAGCCGCCTGTAGTGCCTTGTTGCGCGCTTCGAGATCATTGCGTTGTCGTTCGACCACGAAGCGTTGCTCTTCCGTCCGAATCAGGCCCCACGTCGTGCCGATCACGCCCGCAAGCAAGGCCATCAGCACCAAACTCGAGGCGAACACCGGCCCCTTGTTTCGCCCCACGAATTTCCGCATTTGGTAACTGAGTGATGGCGGACACGCCAGCACCGGCTCGTTGGCCAGATACCGCTGCAAATCCATCGCAAAACTGTTGGCCGTCTCGTAGCGGCGGTTGCGATCCTTCTCCAGAGCCTTCATCACAATCCAGTCGAGTTCGCCATGAACCTGGCTGCTGAGCTTTCTGGGCTCTATGCCTCGGTTAGCAGCGATGGAAGGCAACTCTTCAGTAGACGATAATCGGGTGCTCGGTTTGGGTGGATCTTCTTCGCGAACGATTCGTAGCATTTCATCCCACGCTACTTTTTTGAGGCGCTTTCTATCGATGGGTGTAGTACTTGTGAGCAGTTCGTACATCAGTACACCGAGCGAATAAATATCGCTGCGGGTGTCGATATCGAGCTGGTTGACCTGGGCCTGTTCCGGGCTCATGTATTCCAGTGTGCCGACGATGTTGCCGAAGCCGGTGAACATGGTCTTGTCGGTCAGTGGTTGATGAATCGCCTTGGCCACGCCGAAGTCGATGACCTTTGGGACTGGCTTGCTGTCATACTCAGCCACCAGAATGTTCGACGGCTTGATGTCACGATGGATAATGCCCTTTTGATGGGCATGCTGAATGGCCTGGCAAACGGGAAGCAGTAACTCGAGTCGTTGCCTAGGTGTCATGTGATGTTCGTCGCAGTACTTGGTGATAGGCTGGCCTTTCACCAGTTCCATCACGAAGTAAGGCCGACCAGTACTGGTGGTACCCGCGTCGAGCACCTTGGCGATATTGGGGTGATCCATCAAAGACAGTGCTTGCCGTTCCGCTTCAAAGCGGGCGATGACCTGCCGACTATCCATGCCAGGCTTGATGATCTTCAGCGCCACTCGCCGCTTCACCGGCTGCGACTGCTCCGCCATGAAGACAACACCCATACCACCGTGGCCGATTTCCTGCAGCAGCTTGTAAGGGCCGATAACGGTGCCGGGATCTTCAGTGGGGGCTTGATCGATCGTGGGGCTGAGGTCAACGATCGGTGATTGGAGAAAAGATCCCAACTTCTCATGATGAACGAGCATTTCTTCCACTTCAAGACGAAGGGCCTGATCGTCAGCACAGGCTGAATCCAGGTACGCCTGTTTCTCAGCTGGCGATTTCACGTCCAAAGCTGCCAGGAAGATGTCTTTGGCTTTGGGAGATGCGTTCATGACCTCACCTTGTCCACCCAATCGGGCTAATAGACAATGCGACGCCGAGAGATGGAACCCGCCAAAAAATATGAAACTCAGTCAGGATCAGGTCGCTTCAGCGTCTTCCGAATCAAGTTGGATCAATTCCCGATGCAACCAGGTTCGGGCGTAAGCATCGTTGCGTTCAGTCGTTCGCAGGGAAAATCCCAGAGCATCCGCTGTCTGTTGCATGGTCAAACCGGCGAAATAGCGCAGTTTAATGACCTGTGCCGCGTCTGCATCAATATCCTCCAATTTCCTGAGAGCTTCATCCAGATCGATCAGGTCGTCGGCGGGCTCTTCGGTGATCTGGGCTACATCCTTGATGTCGATTTGCTTGCGGTCGCCCCCATGCTTGATGCGGCGCTTGCGTCGAACATTTTCGATAAGGATGCGTCGAATGGCCTCGGCTGCGGCAGCAAAGAAATGACCACGGTTCTCCCAGTGTTTATCCTCGGGTGAAGGGCCAAGAAGACGCAGGTAGGCTTCATGCACCAGGGCCGTTGCCTGCAGGGTCTGCCCGGGCTTTTCCTGGGCCAGCCGGGCGGATGCCAGTTTGCGCAGTTCATCATACACCAGCGGCAGCAGTTGTTCTGCAGCGGCAGGGTTCCCCTGCTCAATAGCATTGAGTATTTCCGTAACAGCGGTCATGTTACGAAGGTAACATCCTTCAACCGGAACTCAAGCCGCAAGCTGGATTTTGTTCCCTGGGAAGTGCTGCGGAATCCCGGGCATCATGATGCCTTGCGCTCGATACGCTGTCGGCACTCCGGGCAGGTATGGAAATGGGTGCCGGTGCAGCAGACGATATGTTCATGGCAGAGTCGCATCTGGCCGCATTCCCAGCAGGTAGCCAGCACCATGTCAGGTTGTTCCTGAGGTGGGCTGGCGTTTTCAAACGTATCCATGCTGGCTCCTTTATCCTGTGCTTTGAATGATGGCTGGCAGAGCTGATGTTGGATGAACGGCTCTGAACATAGACGCTGCAGAGTCTCTCCCGAAACGTTTCTGGTTGCGGCGAACCAGCGGGTAACCCAGACGAATCAGCCAGTGGTTGGGACGCGAAAAGGCCAGGATGTCGTAATGCACCTGGTCGGTCTCCCGGTTCCATTCGAGAAGGAACCGTTCTTCTCCGCTGCCGACATGACAGGGCAGGGTGCCGTAAGCGAAACCAAATCGATGCATCAAACCAGATTCATTGACAACGTAAACAATCCGGCAGGCATTGAGCCACCAGAAACCTACTGCCCAACCCAGGACCGCCACGGAAGCGTTACATTGCAGGGGCGTATCAGCAGGCCAGGCTACTACCCAACCGAGTTGAAATTGTTGCCAGCGCTGCAACGCCTGACAGGCAGACTCATAAACCAATTCGCCTGAACCTAGAAGGATGCGCGTGCGATCTACCACATATCCCGCTGGTAATTCACCCGCGGTGGCCCGGGCCGGTTGATAGTTGAAATCTTCAGACGCCTGTTCCTCTAGGAACCGGCGCAGCATGATCGCCGACGGTTTACGCCAAGAAAGTTTCACCATTGCAGTAAGTTGTTCGATGTCAGACAGGTTGACCGATTCGAGAATCAGAAAAATACCTGTTGAATCCGGGATGATATCCGCAGAGTATATTCACGAGCAGGTACGACAACCATGATGGCACCACATCCCGAATCAGGTAACAGCGAAAAGCCTCTGGTCTTGTTGACAGGGGCCACGGGTTATATCGGTGGCAGGCTCATGGCGGAACTCGAAAAGCAACCGGTGTCACTCCGTTGCCTGGTGCGCCAGC
This DNA window, taken from Planctomycetia bacterium, encodes the following:
- a CDS encoding S8 family serine peptidase, translating into MSLHNWLRNFRSPMAPHRGRRDHVRRGSRMVVKLRPGVECLEDRSLPSISPVMILPEGPLQPGASRTEMFVHEEKSYEYDTSRILVRFRPDVSVLTGMNFFDGATIGRELPMVSGLHEVRLAPGVEVEDALATFRNNPLVQYAQPNFRIQAQVTPNDPSFSSLWGMNNTGQTGGTPGADIDAPEVWNHWTGNGSTIVAVIDTGVDYTHPDLVDNMWTNTGEIPDDGLDNDSNGIIDDYYGANFVYRDEFYNPTGDPLDDHFHGTHVAGTIGAVGNNGIGVAGVSWNVKIMAVKFLDYWGYGYTSDAIDALNYAVSMGAMISNNSWGGGPYDQGLYDAIQSAGLQGHLFIAAAGNYGEDADESPMYPAAYDLDNIISVAATDHNDQLAYFSNYGANSVDLGAPGVNIYSTFPTYLTDAMWDYGLETEYGAISGTSMATPHVAGVASLLRDLHPDWSPLQIKDQLLLTTDSLFSLNGNTVSGGRLNANSAVTGTVSSRLRIADSSVLEGNTGTNELVFEVTLTTPSNDVITVNYSTSNGTALAGSDYQTQSGTLTFAPGEMSKFITVHVNGDRIAEQNETLLVTLSQATNAGIADGLGVGTIVDNEPRISISDVSLNEGGNKQTTVFTFVVTLSAAYDQPVTVSFRTANGTASQGSDYTARSGSLTFAPNETSKSITISVKGDNKREADELFYLDLFGNSSNSVIVRNRGIGTILNDD
- a CDS encoding type VI secretion system tube protein Hcp, which encodes MHAYLLVLSVPGNSTDPAHPGWIELTQIKVETALMSRRPPLVRVGGPNWSPHGPKPLHVNALMEAGPHTFNLLLARASGKKFASVVLEVMKHVRGKSVVKHRIRMRDVQVISYQIQDDPGLVKPLVHVFLAPEEYRFEVGSALQMAVEHERPHAAR
- a CDS encoding serine/threonine protein kinase; translated protein: MNASPKAKDIFLAALDVKSPAEKQAYLDSACADDQALRLEVEEMLVHHEKLGSFLQSPIVDLSPTIDQAPTEDPGTVIGPYKLLQEIGHGGMGVVFMAEQSQPVKRRVALKIIKPGMDSRQVIARFEAERQALSLMDHPNIAKVLDAGTTSTGRPYFVMELVKGQPITKYCDEHHMTPRQRLELLLPVCQAIQHAHQKGIIHRDIKPSNILVAEYDSKPVPKVIDFGVAKAIHQPLTDKTMFTGFGNIVGTLEYMSPEQAQVNQLDIDTRSDIYSLGVLMYELLTSTTPIDRKRLKKVAWDEMLRIVREEDPPKPSTRLSSTEELPSIAANRGIEPRKLSSQVHGELDWIVMKALEKDRNRRYETANSFAMDLQRYLANEPVLACPPSLSYQMRKFVGRNKGPVFASSLVLMALLAGVIGTTWGLIRTEEQRFVVERQRNDLEARNKALQAAHERERILNERARQAIETVSSETAIDQLTRERELRTEQKDFLDKILQYYTEFAREAAPTEQERTRQALAYFRMGRLNQVLGRDQDSETAYRRAAGLFKQLADEFPNNPEHRKLLAGSYGNLGVVLSKNNQPEAESAYVKAMEIYKQLADGFPKRPEFRQALSGIQSNLGNLLHGTGRPKEAEAAHLEALAIRKQLVSEFPKERILHRALAMSHNNLGWVLQSSGRLKEAELAYTEAIANYKQIIPHFPFRPEFRKDLGQSYHNLANVLRATERPKEAAAAHAEALAIFRELVAEFPNRPEFSQELADAERK
- a CDS encoding sigma-70 family RNA polymerase sigma factor, which gives rise to MTAVTEILNAIEQGNPAAAEQLLPLVYDELRKLASARLAQEKPGQTLQATALVHEAYLRLLGPSPEDKHWENRGHFFAAAAEAIRRILIENVRRKRRIKHGGDRKQIDIKDVAQITEEPADDLIDLDEALRKLEDIDADAAQVIKLRYFAGLTMQQTADALGFSLRTTERNDAYARTWLHRELIQLDSEDAEAT
- a CDS encoding DUF1990 domain-containing protein; the encoded protein is MVKLSWRKPSAIMLRRFLEEQASEDFNYQPARATAGELPAGYVVDRTRILLGSGELVYESACQALQRWQQFQLGWVVAWPADTPLQCNASVAVLGWAVGFWWLNACRIVYVVNESGLMHRFGFAYGTLPCHVGSGEERFLLEWNRETDQVHYDILAFSRPNHWLIRLGYPLVRRNQKRFGRDSAASMFRAVHPTSALPAIIQSTG